In Molothrus ater isolate BHLD 08-10-18 breed brown headed cowbird chromosome 23, BPBGC_Mater_1.1, whole genome shotgun sequence, a single genomic region encodes these proteins:
- the LOC118695058 gene encoding LOW QUALITY PROTEIN: beta-1,3-galactosyltransferase 6-like (The sequence of the model RefSeq protein was modified relative to this genomic sequence to represent the inferred CDS: deleted 1 base in 1 codon) — protein sequence MKALRRLSRHRTALGLGGLSLCAAVLLYLAKCTSEGLRPLPAPPALPHSQPGWGARAAPPAGPEGSAFVAVVVMSGPKYSERRSIIRSTWMAAARQAPHGHVWSRFVVGTAGLSAEELRSLELEQSRHRDLLLLPELRDSYENLTAKVLATYVWLDAHLDFQFALKADDDTFVRLDVLVEELRAKEPRRLYWGFFSGRGRVKSGGKWKESAWLLCDYYLPYALGGGYVISADLVRYLRLSRDYLNLWQSEDVSLGVWLAPIDVKRVHDPRFDTEYKSRGCSNKYIVTHKQSIEDMLEKHQTLAKEGKLCKEEVKLRLSYMYDWGVPPSQCCQRKDGIP from the exons ATGAAGGCGCTGCGGCGGCTGAGCCGGCACCGCACCGCGCTGGGGCTCGGCGGGCTCTCGCTCTGCGCCGCCGTCCTGCTCTATCTCGCCAAGTGCACCTCCGAGGGGCTGCGCCCGCTGCCCGCGCCCCCCGCGCTCCCACACAGCCAGCCCGGCTGGGGGGCCCGCGCCGCGCCCCCGGCCGGCCCCGAGGGCAGCGCCTTCGTGGCCGTGGTGGTGATGAGCGGCCCCAAGTACAGCGAGCGGCGCAGCATCATCCGCAGCACCTGGATGGCCGCGGCGCGGCAGGCGCCTCACGGCCACGTCTGGAGCCGCTTCGTGGTGGGCACGGCGGGGCTGAGCGCCGAGGAGCTGCggagcctggagctggagcagagccgC CACCGcgacctgctgctgctgcccgagCTGCGCGACTCCTACGAGAACCTCACGGCCAAGGTGCTGGCCACCTACGTGTGGCTGGACGCGCACCTGGACTTCCAGTTCGCCCTCAAGGCGGACGACGACACCTTCGTGCGCTTGGACGTGCTGGTGGAGGAGCTGAGGGCCAAGGAGCCGCGGCGCCTCTACTGGGGCTTCTTCTCGGGCCGCGGGCGGGTGAAATCCGGGGGGAAGTGGAAGGAGAGCGCCTGGCTGCTGTGCGATTATTACCTGCCCTACGCGCTGGGCGGCGGCTACGTGATCTCCGCCGACCTGGTGCGCTACCTGCGCCTCAGCAGGGACTACCTGAACCTGTGGCAGAGCGAGGACGTGTCCCTGGGCGTGTGGCTGGCGCCCATCGACGTGAAGAGAGTGCACGACCCCCGCTTCGACACCGAGTACAAATCGCGCGGCTGCAGCAACAAATACATCGTGACTCACAAGCAGAGCATCGAGGACATGCTGGAGAAGCACCAGACGCTGGCCAAGGAAGGGAAGCTGTGTAAGGAGGAGGTGAAGCTCAGGCTTTCCTACATGTACGACTGGGGAGTGCCTCCCTCGCAGTGCTGCCAGAGGAAGGACGGCATCCCCTGA
- the LOC118694968 gene encoding 45 kDa calcium-binding protein: MMSRQAFLCSLGSLYLSLLFIFLLMDVYARPANHSVLKERAGEAREENEILPPDHLNGVKMELDGHLNKEFHQEVFLGKEREEFEEDSQPRRNRRKLVGIFSKVDINNDKKISAKEMQRWIMEKTDEHFQEAVEENKMHFRAVDPDGDGHVSWDEYKIKFLASKGFNEKEIAEKIKNNEELKIDEETQEVLDNLKDRWYQADNPPPDLLLSEQEFLSFLHPEHSRGMLHFMVQEIVRDLDQDGDKKLTLSEFISLPVGTVENQQAQDIDDDWVRDRRKEFQEVIDANHDGIVTMEELEEYMDPMNEHNALNEARQMIAVADENQNHHLELEEILKYSEYFTGSKLMDYARNVHEEF, from the exons ATGATGTCAAGACAAGCTTTCCTGTGCAGCTTGGGCTCTCTGTACTTATCCCTCCTGTTCATCTTCCTCCTGATGGACGTTTATGCCAGGCCTGCCAACCACTCTGTGCTGAAGGAGCGGGCAGGGGAGGCCCGGGAGGAGAACGAGATCCTGCCCCCCGACCACCTGAACGGCGTCAAGATGGAGCTGGACGGGCACCTGAACAAGGAGTTCCACCAGGAGGTGTTCCTGGGCAAGGAGCGCGAGGAGTTCGAGGAGGACTCGCAGCCCcgcaggaacaggaggaagcTCGTGGGCATCTTCTCCAA GGTGGATATAAATAACGATAAAAAGATCAGTGCCAAGGAAATGCAACGCTGGATCATGGAGAAAACAGATGAGCACTTCCAGGAGGCTGTGGAGGAGAACAAAATGCACTTCAGGGCTGTGGATCCTGATGGGGATG GTCACGTTTCTTGGGatgaatataaaattaaattcttggCAAGCAAAGGCTtcaatgaaaaggaaattgcAGAGAAAATCAAAAACAACGAGGAGTTGAAAATAGATGAAGAAA CGCAGGAAGTGCTGGACAACCTGAAGGATCGCTGGTACCAGGCGGACAATCCCCCCCCGGACCTGCTGCTGAGCGAGCAGGAGTTCCTGTCCTTCCTGCACCCCGAGCACAGCCGCGGCATGCTGCACTTCATGGTGCAGGAGATCGTCCGCGACCTCG ATCAGGACGGGGATAAGAAGCTGACCCTGTCAGAGTTCATCTCCCTGCCCGTGGGCACGGTGGAGAACCAGCAGGCTCAGGACATCGACGATGACTGGGTGAGGGACCGGAGGAAGGAGTTCCAGGAGGTCATCGACGCCAACCACGACGGCATCGTCAccatggaggagctggag GAGTACATGGACCCCATGAACGAGCACAACGCGCTGAACGAGGCGCGGCAGATGATCGCCGTGGCCGACGAGAACCAGAACCAccacctggagctggaggagatccTCAAGTACAGCGAGTACTTCACGGGCAGCAAACTCATGGATTACGCCCGCAACGTCCACGAGGAGTTCtga
- the TNFRSF4 gene encoding tumor necrosis factor receptor superfamily member 4, translating into MALPRIPWNFPALCWLLAVPISGSLGLECQEHQYSFHDKCCSDCAPGERMRSRCTASADTVCSPCQDGYFSSQHHHGFCKSCTICNARKGSMEVKPCEKTSDRVCACQAGFQPARGVPVARECSRCPEGTFSRGGNKNCQPWTNCSSGGRMTLRAGTGTEDAQCSSSPGSASSPGPHPSPAGFPERGDPFPTGFPERGDPSPTGSPENSSRASSPGDIPAVCRDPGGPTEPAWGSLSLLLLCLLLLMVSGISILLLIIQAAQKKARNGPGRSTQHKERSCRIPIQEEQIDSNSSLIKN; encoded by the exons ATGGCGCTTCCAAGGATTCCCTGGAATTTTCCCGCTCTCTGCTGGCTCTTGGCCGTGCCTATCTCCGGCTCCCTGGGCTTGGAATGTCAGGAGCACCAATACAGCTTCCATGACAAATGCTGCAGCGACTGTGCCCCAG GGGAGAGGATGCGGAGTCGCTGCACGGCCTCGGCCGACACCGTGTGCTCGCCATGCCAGGATGGATAtttcagctcccagcaccaccacgGCTTCTGCAAAAGCTGCACCATCTGCAACGCCC ggaagggcagcatgGAGGTGAAGCCGTGTGAGAAAACCTCGGACAGGGTCTGTGCGTGCCAGGCAGGATTCCAGCCTGCCAGGGGTGTTCCTGTGGCAAGGG agtGCTCCCGATGTCCTGAAGGGACTTTCTCCAGAGGAGGGAACAAGAACTGCCAGCCTTGGACCAA ctgcagcagcggTGGGAGGATGACGCTCcgggctggcacaggcacagaggatgcccagtgcagcagcagccctggcagtgccagcagccctggcccgCATCCCTCTCCCGCGGGATTCCCGGAACGCGGGGACCCCTTTCCCACGGGATTCCCGGAACGCGGGGACCCCTCTCCCACGGGATCCCCTGAGAACAGCTCCAGGGCGTCCAGCCCCGGGGACATCCCCGCCGTTTGTCGGGACCCCGGCGGTCCCACGGAGCCGGCATGGG GCTCTttatccctgctcctgctgtgcctgctcctgctgatggTGAGTGGAATTTCCATCCTGCTCCTGATCATCCAGGCAGCCCAGAAAAAAGCCAGGAATGGGCCTGGGAGGAGCACCCAGCACA aggagaggagctgcaggattcCCATCCAGGAGGAGCAGATCGATTCCAACTCCAGCCTCATCAAAAACTGA
- the TNFRSF18 gene encoding tumor necrosis factor receptor superfamily member 18, which produces MARARLWLLLALLAGHWPGPGQAGQCQDGELRLVWGDDTKCCPKCTWKAENPAPCEAPDLDCRCPPGYSCSGEPCLYCRKLPPCPAGQELSRIGSLNFLFECKPCENGTFSSSGNSWCRNWTNCESSGSVTRREGNSTHDSVCSPRGPALQPAPVALEFPSSTILAILVAAAVFVLVLLTFLLHFCIWSLHRDPKLLLRDSGPTFPRLPPNALESSSIQFPEEEHGDKSEEKLSVLSFKVYSELR; this is translated from the exons atGGCCAGGGCccggctgtggctgctgctggcgtTGCTGGCCGGGCACTGGCCGGGGccgggccaggctgggcagtgccaggatgGGGAGCTCAGGCTGGTCTGGGGAGATGACACCAAGTGCTGCCCCAAGTGCACCTGGAAGGCAG AAAACCCCGCGCCCTGTGAGGCTCCGGACCTGGACTGCCGGTGTCCCCCGGGGTACAGCTGCTCCGGGGAGCCCTGCCTGTACTGCAGGAAACTGCCCCCGTGCCCAGcggggcaggagctcagcaggatTG gaagTCTGAATTTCCTCTTTGAGTGCAAACCCTGCGAGAACGGCACCTTCTCCAGCAGCGGGAACAGCTGGTGCCGCAACTGGACCAA CTGCGAGAGCAGCGGCTCCGTCACGCGCCGGGAGGGGAACAGCACCCACGACTCCGTGTGCAGCCCGCgcggccctgccctgcagccag CCCCGGTTGCGCTGGAATTCCCCTCCAGCACCATCCTGGCCATCCTGGTGGCCGCGGCCGTGTTCGTGCTCGTCCTGCTCACGTTCCTGCTGCACTTCTGCATCTGGAGCCTccacagggaccccaaactCCTGCTCAGGG ATTCGGGCCCGACCTTCCCGCGGCTGCCACCGAATGCCCTGGAATCCTCCAGCATCCAATTCCCGGAGGAGGAGCACGGGGACAAGAGCGAGGAGAAGCTCTCGGTGCTGTCCTTCAAGGTCTACAGCGAGCTCCGATAA